A section of the Alkalihalobacillus sp. LMS39 genome encodes:
- a CDS encoding cysteine desulfurase family protein: MEPIYLDYNASTPIAPEVKQAMLPFLTDHYGNPSALHFAGVEAKAAVEFAREQVATLLHAKPMEIMFTSGGSESNNYVLKGVAETLKEKGNHIITSKIEHPAILHPCRYLEKHGIQVSYVDVDEYGRVNPTDIENEITDKTILISVMHSNNEVGTIQPIEEISKIAKRHHVLFHTDASQSIGKVEVDVQQLGVDFLTVAGHKLYAPKGIGALYIREGIEIESLIHGAGHEIGRRAGTENVLLTVGLGQACEIVNHIEKESKRLHEVTKLFWEGLKKQFNERIQLQGHPTNRLPNTLNVAFVGTQGQEILNQVPEIAASTGSACHAGVVDLSPVLKAMGVTEQVGMGAVRFSVGRYTTENEITRALELLKNVKLSQKSI; this comes from the coding sequence GTGGAACCTATATATCTTGATTATAATGCAAGCACACCAATTGCTCCAGAAGTAAAGCAAGCTATGCTCCCTTTCTTAACAGACCATTACGGGAATCCATCCGCTCTTCATTTTGCGGGAGTAGAAGCGAAAGCGGCCGTTGAGTTTGCGCGAGAACAAGTAGCAACATTATTACACGCAAAACCGATGGAAATCATGTTCACAAGTGGAGGAAGTGAGTCTAACAATTATGTACTAAAAGGAGTAGCAGAGACGCTAAAAGAGAAAGGCAATCATATTATTACATCTAAAATTGAGCATCCAGCTATACTCCATCCTTGCCGATATCTTGAAAAGCATGGTATCCAAGTTTCATATGTTGATGTGGACGAATATGGAAGAGTAAACCCAACCGACATTGAAAATGAAATAACAGACAAGACAATTTTAATTTCAGTTATGCATTCTAATAATGAAGTTGGCACTATTCAGCCTATTGAAGAAATCAGTAAAATCGCAAAACGCCATCATGTCCTTTTTCACACTGATGCTTCTCAATCTATCGGAAAAGTGGAGGTCGATGTCCAACAATTGGGAGTAGATTTTTTAACGGTTGCAGGCCATAAACTATATGCTCCAAAAGGAATTGGAGCGTTATATATTCGAGAAGGAATAGAAATTGAATCACTCATACACGGTGCAGGACATGAAATAGGCAGACGAGCAGGTACAGAAAATGTTCTTTTAACGGTTGGTCTCGGCCAAGCGTGCGAAATTGTCAATCATATTGAAAAAGAGAGCAAGCGGCTACATGAGGTAACAAAGCTTTTTTGGGAAGGGTTAAAAAAGCAGTTTAATGAAAGAATTCAACTTCAAGGTCATCCAACAAACCGTCTTCCGAACACATTAAATGTTGCTTTTGTCGGTACTCAAGGGCAAGAAATATTAAATCAAGTTCCTGAAATAGCAGCCTCCACAGGTTCAGCCTGTCATGCGGGAGTCGTGGATCTGTCCCCCGTTTTAAAGGCAATGGGCGTCACCGAACAAGTCGGAATGGGTGCAGTTCGTTTTAGTGTCGGGCGCTATACAACAGAGAATGAGATTACTAGGGCACTCGAATTATTAAAAAATGTAAAATTATCGCAAAAGTCGATTTGA
- a CDS encoding mannitol-1-phosphate 5-dehydrogenase — protein MLAVHFGAGNIGRGFIGKLLSDAGYDVCFVDVNEEVVRLLNEKKQYRVVLADEKSEETMVANVSAINSMEHPEQVIAAIQKADLVTTAVGPTILKIISGLLGKGLKERAKQTEAPLNIIACENMVGGSVFLKEAIYENVTPEEKEQFDRIYGFPNAAVDRIVPNQTNDDKLMVKVEPFFEWVVDRAAMVGNVPVIEGVTYVDDLTPYIERKLFTVNTGHAVCAYIGYQAGLQTIKEAMEHPDVLHAVKETLRETGELLVGKYQFDVTEHEKYRNKIIGRFTNPHINDEIPRVARGPLRKLSHGDRLVSPAVQYFQVVEGEPVSLAKAIAAALQYDFSQDEEAVALQQNIMENGYEKTIQQVCGLESDHPLIALILKYIN, from the coding sequence ATGTTAGCCGTCCATTTTGGTGCAGGTAATATTGGTAGAGGGTTTATTGGGAAACTGCTATCTGATGCAGGGTATGATGTATGTTTTGTAGATGTAAATGAAGAAGTCGTCCGTTTGCTAAATGAAAAAAAACAATATCGTGTTGTGTTAGCAGATGAAAAAAGTGAAGAAACGATGGTAGCGAACGTAAGTGCTATTAATAGTATGGAACATCCAGAACAAGTCATTGCAGCGATTCAAAAAGCAGACCTAGTAACAACAGCAGTTGGGCCAACGATTTTAAAGATTATTTCGGGATTGTTGGGAAAAGGGTTGAAAGAACGTGCGAAGCAAACTGAAGCCCCACTTAATATTATTGCTTGTGAAAACATGGTCGGCGGCAGTGTGTTTTTAAAAGAAGCGATTTATGAAAACGTAACGCCAGAGGAAAAAGAACAGTTTGACCGTATTTATGGCTTTCCAAATGCCGCGGTTGACCGCATTGTTCCAAATCAAACGAACGACGATAAACTGATGGTTAAAGTGGAACCTTTCTTTGAGTGGGTCGTCGACAGAGCAGCGATGGTTGGTAATGTTCCAGTGATTGAGGGAGTGACATATGTCGATGATTTAACTCCCTATATTGAACGAAAACTGTTTACGGTCAATACAGGGCATGCTGTTTGCGCGTATATAGGCTATCAAGCTGGATTACAAACTATTAAAGAAGCAATGGAGCACCCTGATGTCCTTCATGCAGTAAAAGAAACCCTACGAGAAACTGGGGAATTGCTAGTTGGAAAATATCAATTCGATGTAACAGAACACGAGAAATATCGAAATAAAATTATCGGACGTTTTACGAACCCGCATATAAATGATGAAATTCCAAGGGTAGCAAGAGGACCGCTTCGCAAATTAAGTCATGGTGATCGCCTCGTCAGTCCGGCTGTTCAATATTTTCAAGTAGTTGAAGGCGAGCCTGTTTCTTTAGCGAAAGCAATTGCTGCGGCTTTGCAGTATGATTTTTCACAGGATGAGGAAGCTGTAGCGTTACAACAAAACATTATGGAAAATGGCTATGAAAAAACAATTCAACAAGTATGTGGATTGGAAAGTGACCATCCGCTTATTGCACTCATTTTGAAATATATAAATTAA
- a CDS encoding PTS sugar transporter subunit IIA, which produces MTKEILAKENVVLNQQFTSKEEAIRQTGQILVDKGYVNEEYIEKMLEREQLTSTFMGNFVAIPHGTEDAKKAVLASGLSIVQVPEGVDFGDGNIAKVLIGIAGKDGEHLEILSQIAIVCSEEENIEKIVEAQTEAEILALFSEVN; this is translated from the coding sequence ATGACAAAAGAAATTTTAGCAAAAGAAAATGTCGTATTAAACCAACAGTTCACATCAAAAGAAGAAGCGATTCGTCAAACAGGGCAAATTCTCGTCGATAAAGGATATGTTAACGAGGAATACATTGAAAAAATGCTAGAAAGAGAACAATTAACCTCTACGTTTATGGGGAATTTTGTTGCGATTCCACATGGTACAGAAGATGCAAAAAAGGCTGTTCTTGCTTCAGGTTTATCGATCGTTCAAGTTCCAGAAGGTGTAGATTTTGGTGATGGGAATATTGCAAAAGTTTTAATCGGAATCGCTGGAAAAGATGGAGAGCATTTAGAAATTTTATCGCAAATTGCGATTGTTTGTTCAGAAGAAGAAAACATTGAAAAGATTGTAGAAGCACAAACAGAAGCTGAAATTTTAGCTTTATTTTCTGAGGTGAATTAA